A window from Salvia miltiorrhiza cultivar Shanhuang (shh) chromosome 2, IMPLAD_Smil_shh, whole genome shotgun sequence encodes these proteins:
- the LOC131008785 gene encoding transcription factor TCP17-like translates to MNSRERVKQEGSPKLPPARSQWSSSHKNPRIVRVSRSFGGKDRHSKVCTVRGLRDRRIRLSIPTAVQLYDLQEKLGLSQPSKVVDWLLDATKADIDKLPPLPIIPGIFSPNPNQDSPSSSLSQFLASKQAMIKTHDDERERESTQKWIQDQNHDEEGFGGFVAQNFFPLGNVVNHQSHFPNFHHNPYFHWDHPNLSLSHQFGPNYNPPLPNQGQGADQINPNPNSHLYFYPNTAPTIPPFPSYLPPSMENVQQNLGFSTALHLMTSPMRPFPLNVASKPAHEDHAGRSDTKED, encoded by the coding sequence AtgaattctagagagagagtgaagcAAGAAGGGTCGCCGAAGCTCCCTCCGGCGAGATCACAGTGGTCGTCGAGCCACAAAAACCCCCGAATAGTGCGCGTGTCACGCAGCTTCGGGGGCAAAGACCGGCACAGCAAAGTGTGCACGGTGAGGGGGCTGAGAGACCGGCGCATTCGGCTCTCCATCCCCACGGCGGTGCAGCTCTACGACCTCCAAGAGAAGCTCGGCCTCAGCCAGCCGAGCAAGGTCGTCGACTGGCTCCTCGACGCCACCAAGGCCGACATCGACAAGCTCCCTCCTCTCCCCATCATCCCAGGAATCTTCTCCCCTAACCCTAATCAAGATTCCCCATCGTCGTCCCTCTCCCAATTCCTCGCCTCCAAGCAAGCCATGATCAAGACCCACGAtgatgagagggagagagagagtactCAGAAGTGGATTCAAGATCAGAATCATGATGAAGAGGGTTTTGGGGGTTTTGTGGCACAGAATTTCTTCCCATTGGGGAATGTCGTAAATCATCAATCCCATTTCCCTAATTTTCACCACAACCCTTATTTCCATTGGGATCATCCCAATTTGTCCCTCTCCCATCAATTTGGACCTAATTACAATCCTCCTTTGCCTAATCAAGGACAAGGAGCAGATCAAATTAATCCTAATCCGAACTCTCATCTCTATTTCTACCCTAATACTGCCCCAACTATCCCACCCTTTCCTTCCTACTTGCCTCCTTCAATGGAGAATGTGCAGCAGAATCTGGGTTTCTCGACGGCCCTCCACCTCATGACCTCCCCCATGAGGCCGTTCCCGTTGAATGTAGCTTCCAAACCTGCTCATGAGGATCACGCCGGGAGATCGGACACGAAGGAGgactga